The Aureimonas mangrovi genome contains the following window.
GGCCCATATCGGCCATCCTCTGATGGGCGACGAGGTCTACGGCGCGGGTTATCGCAGCAAGAGCGCGAAGCTCGGCGAGGATGCGGCCAAACGCCTTATGGCGCTCGGGCGGCAGGCGTTGCACGCGGCCCGCCTCGGCTTCATGCATCCCGCGAGCGGCGAGCGCATGGTTTTCGAAACGCCGCTACCGGCGGACATGGCGGAACTTTTGGCCGCGTTGCAGCATTAAACTTTCGTCACAACCGCGCGAGGTCGGGTCAAACCGTTGAAATCGCGACGAGTATGAACGGTCCGTTCGATACGAGCGGAGCGTGCAATTGATGTGACGCGTTCCCATATGACATCAGGGCTCAGGCGTGTTGCGGGGCCCAGATACGGTCGGCTCGACGGAGCGGCCGTTCTCGACATGGAGGGCATCTCGATGGCTCAAGCCAATCTTCCCAGCATCGCGTCCGGAGAGGGCGGCCTCAGCCGCTATCTCGAGGAAATCCGCCGTTTTCCGATGCTGGAGCCCCAGGAAGAATACATGCTGGCGAAGCGTTACGCCGAGCATGACGACCGGGCAGCGGCACATAAGCTCGTCACCAGCCATCTGCGGCTCGTGGCCAAGATCGCCATGGGCTATCGCGGCTACGGGCTGCCGATCGGTGAAGTCGTATCCGAAGGCAATGTCGGCCTGATGCAGGCCGTCAAGCGCTTCGACGCCGAGCGGGGCTTCCGCCTGGCGACCTACGCCATGTGGTGGATCAAGGCCTCGATCCAGGAATACATCCTGCGGTCGTGGAGCCTCGTCAAGATGGGCACCACGGCGAACCAGAAGCGCCTGTTCTTCAACCTGCGCAAAATGAAGAGCCGCATTCAGGCTCTCGATGAGGGCGACCTGCGGCCGGATCAGGTGAAGACGATCGCCACGCAGCTCGGCGTCAGCGACGAGGAAGTCGTGTCCATGAACCGTCGCCTTTCGGGCGATGCCTCGCTCAACGCGCCGATCCGCGCGGGCGAAGGCGAATCCGGCGAGTGGCAGGACTGGCTGGTGGATCAGTCGGAGAGCCAGGAAGAGGTTCTCGCGCGTGAGGACGAGCTGGATCAGCGCCGCGGGATGCTGCGTGGCGCCATGAATGTCCTGAACGATCGCGAGCGCCGCATCTTCGAGGCCAGGCGCCTGTCCGAAGACCCGCTGACGCTGGAAGCGCTTTCGGGCGAGTTCGACATCAGCCGCGAGCGCGTGCGCCAGATCGAGGTGCGTGCGTTCGAGAAGGTCCAGAAGGCGGTCCAGGATACGGCGGAAGCCGCACGCCGACAGTTGCGCGTGGTCGAAGAGGCCGGCGCCTGATCACCTCGCCGATCGCGTGACATGAAAAAGGCCGGGGCGCTCGAGCGCCCCGGCCTTTTCTCATTCTGACGAATCCTGTCAGCTCCGCGAGGCCCAGGCGTCCAGCGCCTCGTTGAAGACGCGCTCGCCCGGCGTGCCCTTCTCCAAAGACATCAGCGCACGCTGGCCCGACGAATAGGCCATCGGAATGTCGATCCACTGCTCGTCGCGCATCAACGCCGTGTTGTTGTCCACGGCCTGCTGTAGATCGTTCAGCGCGATGATGAAGAAGCCGTCCGAGATCTTGCCGGCGACACCGATCAGCGGCTCGCCGCGCGCCTGCTCGGTCGGCTTCAGGGCCAGCCTCTGGACGTTGTCGATCTGCCCCCCGGGGAAGTTCTGGGGCGTGTTGAACAGGATCTCGATCACATGGCTCGCCGGCAGCGTCTCGTCCGCGTTGCGGCGGATCGTCATCGTCATCGTCAGATTGGAATCCGTCACGTCGGCGACGGCGCGGATCGCCGGCTCGGGCGGCTGACCGGCCGTCGGCGGTTCGTTGACGAGGCTCCAGACGACGTTACCGCCATGCTGCGCCCCATCGCGGTCGCCCGAGCGTTCCTCGTAGAAGACGGCTCGCTGGCCGACGGGCAGCGCGCTCTGGTCGCCGGCGGGTGCCTCTGGCGCGGGCGTCGCAGCGGCCGATTGCTCGGCGCCAGGTTGGGTGATCCCGGGCGCAAGCACCGGTGACGCCGCAGACACGTCTGTCCCCTCGTCGAAGGCGTTCGGCGCGCCGGGTGCCGGCCCCTCGTCCACCTCGGAGCCGTCGGCGAGGAGACGCTGGGTGTACTCGCGCTGACTTGGATCGGGCGCGGGCGGCGTGCTCGCGGTTTCAGGCGCGGCGGGCGCGCCAGGGGCCTCGGCTTCGGGCTCGGTCCCTGAGGTGGAAGGATCGACAGCCGCAACCTCGGTGCCGGTCAGCGCCTGCGAAATCTCCTCGCCGTAGAAATAGCCGACGGCGCCGAGCGCGCCGATGAAGAGAAGGGCGGCGATGCCGGTGTAGAGCGGCGCGGACGAACGACGGCGCGAGCGCGAGCGCGCATAGTTCGGCGCGGCCATGTCCGCCTTCGGGATCTGGTCCGCATGCGCTTCGTGGTCGCCGACGTCCCCCGCGACCGGCGCGGGGGTGCGGGCGGCGACCGGCTCGGCCTGGTGGGTGACGGGGCCGATCTCGCCGATGCGATTCTCTTCCGGCTCCGCAACGGGCGGGACGGGACGCGTGTCTCGGGCGGCCGGCCGGAGCGACGGCGCCTCGGCGCGCTCACCGGGGTGTGTGCGATCTTCGGCCGAATGCGTGGAGACCGGTGGCGGCACGACAGGCGGCGTCGGCGCCCGGTCGTCACGCGGTCCATCCTGACGCGCCGGAGCGGCAGACGTTGGCTCCGATGCACGCGGGGGCGGCGGCACGGGCTGCGAAACCCGCGGCTGGGAGGCTGAAGCGCTCGGCTGCGGCGGGGTAGCGGCCGGCGCTTCCGCCGCCGGCGCGCCGCCCGAATAATGTGCTTCGGTGCGCGCGATCGCATCTTCGAGCGCGTTCTGGCGCGCCTCGATCAGTTCGTCGGACAGAGGCGGATCTGCTGCCGCGATCTGTCTCTGGATCGCGGCGCGTGCCTTCTCGTAGACCTTCGCGCGGAGCTGGGGGGTCGCCGAGGGAAGTGCGTCGATCGTCTTGCGTAGAACGGCGCTCAGATCGGCCATGTCATGCTCTGCTCACTGAAGACGAGATTTGCCCCAACTGTCTGAATCCTAATCTTCAAACGGGTCGCGAACAAGTATCGTATCGTCACGCTCGGGCGAAGTGGACAGGAGCGTCACGGGCGCGCCGACAAGTTCCTCGATATGGCGCACGTATTTTACGGCCTGCGCGGGCAACTCGCTCCAGCGGCGGGCACCCGCCGTCGTGTCTTTCCAGCCCTCGAGCTTCTCGTAGATCGGTTTGATGCGCTTCTGCGCCGCGGGGCTCGCGGGGAAATAGTCGATGCGCTCGCCATCCAGTTCGTAGGCGACGGCGATGCAGAGCTCGTCGAGCCCGTCGAGGACATCGAGCTTGGTCAGCGCGAGGCCGTGAATGCCGTTGATCGCCACCGCCTGGCGCACGAGCACGGCGTCGAACCAGCCGCAGCGGCGCTTGCGCCCGGTCACCGTCCCGAACTCGTGCCCCTTCTCGCCGAGGAACTGGCCGATCTCGTTGTCCTGCTCCGACGGGAAAGGCCCCTCGCCGACGCGCGTTGTGTACGCCTTGGTGATGCCGAGGACGAAGCCGGCCGCGGATGGGCCGAGACCCGAGCCCGCCGCCGCCTGGCCCGCAACGGTGTTGGATGAGGTGACGAACGGATAGGTGCCGTGATCGATATCGAGAAGCGTACCCTGCGCACCCTCGAAGAGGATGCGGTCTCCCGCACGGCGGCGCTCGTCCAGAAGGCGCCAGACGCGATCGAGATAGGGGGTGATCTCGTCGGCGACCGAGACGAGCTCGTCGAGAATCGTCTCGACGGCAATCTCCGGCTCACCAAGTCCGCGACGCAGCGGGTTGTGGTGCGCGAGAAGCCGCTCCACGCGCTCGCGCAGCGTGTCGGGCTCGGCAAGGTCCATCGCGCGGATGGCGCGCCGGCCCACCTTGTCCTCGTAGGCCGGGCCGATGCCGCGTCGCGTGGTGCCGATCTTGGTTCCGGCGGCCGCGCTCTCGCGGATGGCGTCGAGCTCACGATGCAGGGAGAGAATCAGCGCCGTGTTGTCGGCGATGCGCAGCGTCTGCGGGGAAATTGAGACCCCCTGCCCTTCCAGCCGGACCTTTTCGGCGACGAAGGCGTGAGGATCGAAGACCACGCCGTTGCCGATCACCGAGAGCTTGCCCTGGCGCACGACGCCGGAGGGCAGAAGCGAAAGCTTGTAGGAGACGCCGTCCACGACAAGCGTGTGACCGGCATTGTGGCCGCCCTGGAAGCGCACGACCACGTCTGCCCGCTCCGACAGCCAGTCGACGATCTTGCCCTTCCCTTCGTCTCCCCACTGGGAGCCGACGACCACAACGTTTGCCATTTCAACTCCTTGCGGGCACACGCCCGACCAGGCGCCACCCTGTGGCGCCCCCTTCGCAAAACGGCCGGACCATAGACAAAGCCTGCCCGCGATGCGAGGCCCGCCCCGAAGCTTTTTGGCGAACTTGCCGTAAACCGTCAGGCCGGCTTATGGGGGCTCTATGAACCGGTTTTGGACGCATCCCTATCTGCTTCTGTGCCTGACCGCCGCATGCTGGGGCGCGAACGCGGTCGCAGGGAAGCTCGCCGTCGGCCACGTGTCGCCGATGATGCTCACTCTCGTGCGCTGGGCCATCGCCATCGCGATCGTTCTGCCCTTCGCATGGGCCCCGCTGCGCCGTGACTGGCCCGTGGTGCGGGCCAACGTCCTCTTTCTGTTCGCGCTGGGCGTCTTCGGCATGGCCCTGTTCAACGGGCTTTTCTACACGGCGCTCCTTTACACCAGCGCCGTGCAGGCGACGATCGTGCAGTCGGCTATGCCGCTCGTCGTCTTCATCGGAATGTTCTTCCTGTTCGGCCAGCGCGTGCGGCGCGCACAGCTCATCGGCTTTTCGATCACCGCGCTCGGCGTGGCGATCGCCGCCGCGCGCGGCGACCTCTCAACGCTCCTCTCGCTCGACCTCAACCGGGGCGACGCGCTGATGGTCGTCGCCGTCGTCCTCTACGCGGGCTACACGGTGGCGCTCGGCTTCCGGCCGAAGCTGCACTGGCTGACGATGATCCTCGTCCTGTGCGTGGGCGCTCTCGTCGCCTCGGTGCCGATGCTGATCTGGGAGATCGAAACCGGCGGCTACATCGCTCCGGACGCGCGGGGCTGGGCGGTCGCGCTCTTCACCGCCATCTTCCCCTCGCTCGTCGGTCAGGTCCTCTACATCCGCGGCGTGGAGATGATCGGGGCAAGCCGCGCCAACCTCTTCATCAACTTCGTGCCGATCTTCGGCGCGGGGCTCGCGGTCCTCGTCCTTGCCGAACCGCTCCTGCCCTATCACTTCGTGGCGCTGGCGCTCGTGATCTGCGGCATTACGATAGCGGAGCGCGCGCGGCTGGGCACCGGCAGCGGCGCATGAAAAAGGGCGCCCTCGGGGCGCCCTTTTCGTTTTCGCATCATCGCAGCCGCGATCAGATCTCGAACTCAAGGAGCTTGGCCTGACCGATGGCGTTGAGGCCTTCGATCTCCTGGATGAAGGCCGGCGTCAGCGGCGCATCAAGATAGAGAAGCGCGATCGCATTGCCGCCTTCCTCGTCGCGGCCGAGATGGAAGTTGGCGATGTTGATGCCCGCCTTGCCGAAGGTGGTGCCGAGCTGGCCGATGACACCCGGCACGTCCTTGTTGGTCGTGTAGAGCATGTGGCGGCCGACATCGGCCTCCATGTTGATGCCCTTGATCTGGATGAAGCGCGGCTTGCCGTCGGAGAAGCAGGTCCCGGCGATCGAACGCTCCATCGTCGGGGTCTTGATCGTCACCTTGATGTAGCCGTCGAAGATGCCGGTCTTGTCGCGCCGCACCTCGGAAACCTGGATGCCGCGCTCCTTGGCCATCAGCGGCGCCGAGACCATGTTGACGCTCTGCATCTGCGGCTTGAGAAGCCCGGCGAGGGCCGCCGCCGTCAAGGCGCGGGTGTTCATGCCCGCCGGCTGGCCGTCGAACAGGATCTCGACGGCGGTGATCGAATCCTCGGTCACCTGGCCGGCGAAGCCGCCCAGCACTTCGGCGAGCTTGACGTAGGGCGTCAGGATCGGCGCTTCCTCGGCCGAGATCGAGGGCATGTTGATGGCGTTCGTCACCGCGCCCTGGATCAAATAGTCCGACATCTGCTCGGCAACCTGCAGCGCGACGTTCTCCTGCGCCTCGGAGGTCGAGGCGCCCAGATGCGGCGTGCACACGACGTTCTCCAGGCCGAAGAGCGGCGAATCCGTCGCCGGCTCGGTCTCGAAGACGTCGACGCCGGCGCCCGCGACCTTGCCCGACTTGATCGCCTCGGCGAGGTCCTTCTCGACGATCAGCCCGCCGCGTGCGCAGTTGATGATGCGCACGCCGTCCTTCATCGTCGCGATCGCCGCCGCATCGATGATGTTGCGGGTCTTGTCCGTCATCGGCACGTGCAGGGTGATGAAGTCGGCGCGCTTGAACAGATCGGCGAGCTCGACCTTCTCGATGCCGAGTTCCTTCGCACGTTCCGGCGAGAGGAACGGGTCGAAGCCGATGACCTTCATCTTCAGGCCGACGCCCCGCGAGGCGACGATCGAGCCGATATTGCCGCAGCCGATCACGCCCAGCGTCTTGCCGGTGATCTCGACGCCCATGAAACGATTCTTCTCCCACTTGCCGGCCTGCGTGGAAGCGTCGGCGGCGGGAAGCTGGCGCGCGGTGGCGAACATCAGCGCGATGGCATGCTCGGCGGTGGTGATCGAGTTGCCGAAAGGCGTGTTCATCACGATGATGCCCTTCCGCGAAGCGGCCGGGATGTCGACATTGTCGACGCCGATGCCGGCGCGGCCGACGACCTTGAGCTTGGTCGCGGCCTCGATCAGCTTCTCGGTGACCTTGGTGGCGGAGCGGATCGCGAGGCCGTCATACTGGCCGATGACCTCGAGAAGCTTGTCCTTGTCCTTGCCGAGGTCCGGCAGATAGTCGACCTCGACGCCGCGATCCTTGAAGATCTGGACGGCGGTGGGGGAAAGCTTGTCGGAAACGAGAACGCGGGGTGCCATTCGGATTGTCCTGTGGTTGGGGCGAGCGGAGCTTCAGCCCTGAAAGGAGCGGTTCGGCGCGGTTCGGTGGCGCCAACGCTGAATCGATGATCTGGAACGGATCCCGGCACGAGGCCGGGACGACGCTTGCGGGGCGCGAGCCTCAGGCGGCCTTGGCCAGCGTGCCCTTCTGGACCTCGTAGGCATAGGCGAGCCACGGCATCAGGGCTTCGAGATCGCCCTTCTCCACCGTCGCGCCGGCCCAGATGCGCAGACCCGGAGGCGCGTCGCGATACGCACCGATATCGAGCGCGACGCCTTCCTTCTCCAGCGCCGAGGAGACGCCCTTTGCGAAGGCGGCCTGGTCGTCGGCCGAAAGCGCGGTGATCGCGGGATCTGTGAAGGTGAGGCAGACCGAGGTGTTGGAGCGCGTCTCTTCGGTCTTCGCAAGGAAACCGATCCAGTCGTTCTCGGCGACGAAGCGCTCGATCACGGCCAGATTGTCGTCCGCGCGCTTCTTCAGGCCGTCGAGCCCGCCGATGGACTTCGCCCATTGCAGCGCGTCGAGATAGTCCTCGACGCAGAGCATCGAAGGCGTGTTGATCGTCTCGCCCTTGAAGATGCCCTCGATCAGCTTGCCGCCCTTGGTCATGCGGAAGATCTTCGGCAGCGGCCAGGCCGGCTTGTAGCTTTCCAGCCGCTCGACCGCGCGGGGCGAGAGGATGATCATGCCGTGCGCGGCCTCGCCGCCCAGCACCTTCTGCCAGGAGAAGGTCACGACATCGAGCTTGTCGAAGGGCAGGTCCTGCGCGAAGGCGGCCGAGGTCGCGTCGCAGATCGTGAGACCCTGACGGTTTGCAGGGATCGCGTCGCCGTTCGGAACGCGCACGCCGGAGGTGGTGCCGTTCCAGGTGAAGACGACGTCGTTGTCGAAATTGACGTCCGCGAGGTCGACGATCTCGCCGTAACCGGCTTCGAGAACGCGCGCATCCTTCAGCCCAAGCTGCTTGACGGCATCCGTCACCCAACCGGCGCCGAAGCTTTCCCACGCCAGCATGTCGACGCCGCGCGCACCGAGAAGCGACCACATGGCCATCTCCACAGCGCCCGTGTCGGAGGCCGGCACGATGCCGATGCGGTAATCGGCCGGAACGCGCAGAACCTCGCGCGTTTCCTCGATCGCCTGAAGGAGTTTGGATTTACCGACCTTGGCGCGATGCGAGCGCCCGAGCGGGGCGTCGGAGAGCGCATCCAGCGTCCAGCCGGGACGCTTGGCACAAGGGCCGGAAGAAAAACGGGGGTCGGCCGGACGCAATGCCGGCTGGGTGATGTTCGCCATCTGATAGCTATCCTTACAGATAGTTGCCTCTCGTTGGGGAGAGGTGTCCCACTGGCGGCTCTATGCCTGTCGGGGCATGGCGTCAAGTGAACTCTGAATGACGGAACCTCAGCGGCGGCAAGCCATTGGTTTTTCGTGAATTGCAGACGAAAGGAGACATCATGGCCACCCGCAGGAAGGACGAGCAGCGGATTCTCGACAAGGATGAATTCGAGATGGTGGAGAAGACCCACCGCCCTCATCTGCAGGATCTCGGCGATGGCGATCTGAACCAGCTGATCTCCCGGCTCCGCGAGAGGCGGGATCGGGCACGTGACCTGTCTACCCGACGCCGGGGTGCGGCGCGCCGCAGCGGAAGCGGGATCGAGCAGAGCGAGTCCAGCGGCCTGCGGCAGAAGTCCGGCCTCCTTGCGGAAGCCGTGCAGCGTGCCAACAAGGAGCGCACGCGCCGGCGCAAGGCGGAGGAGAAGAGCGAGCTTCAGTCGAGCGCCCGTCGTGCGCTGAAGCTCAAGCGCGCGGCGCCATCCCCCAAGCGTCCCTCGTCCGGACGCACCGCGAACAGGGGCATGGAACCGGCACCGAACGAGAAGACGAAGGAGATCGGCAGCTCGATGGAGGCCGGGCGGGTTTCACAGTTCGTGCGCGACGCACAGGGCAAGCGCGACAGCCGCTGAGGCGGCAACTGCGGCCCGCCCTCAACGAACGCAGCAGCAACTAAAGCCACGGCTAGGGCGTTCATCAGCCAAATGAAACAGCAAATGGAGCTTTCCATGCGCACCGCTCTTCTGGCCGCTTCGACCGCCGCCATCGCCTTGGCTGCGCCGACTTTCGCCCAGACCACCACGACCACGACCACGACAGTGGTCGAGGAAACGACCGCTGCACCGGTGGTCGAAATCCCCGGCACGGTTCGGACCTACGTGGTCGAGCAGGCACAGCCTTCCGTGACGCTCGAAGGACGTCTCGTGCGCGGCGAGATCTTGCCGGACACAGTCGAGTACTACGATATCCCGGAAGAGCCGGACTATGCCTACACGGTGGTGAACAACCAGCGCGTGCTGGTGCGGCCCTCGACGCGCGAGATCATCGAGATCTACGAGTAATTCGCCCTCCTGGAACGTAAAAGAGGCCGGCGGTGCATCCGCCGGCCTCAATCGTATAGGATAGCGTACTGAGCCTACCAGAGCTTGTAGCGAAGGCCAGCGGTGATGATGTGGCGGTCGTATCCGTCGTCCTCGGCAAAGATCGAGGGATCGATCGGGTCGGACGAGGTGAACGAGGCGACGTCTCCGCCATCGATGTTGAGGTAGCGATAGCCGATGTCGAGCGTCAGGCTGCGGTTCAGGTTGTAGCCGACCCCTGCCATCAGCGCGTAGGCGAAACGCCAGCTGTCATCGCCGTCGAAACTGGTGGTGGTGCAGAAGGCTGGATCACCCTCGCAACCGACCGTCGAAACGTCCTCGTAAGAGACGTTCACCGCACCGAGACCGCCACCGACATAGGGCGTGAAGCCTGCGAACGTGCCGAGATCGACATAGGCGTTGGCCATCAGGTCCCAGCTGCGCGCCTCCGCCGAGGCGCCAAAGCTGCACGGGCCGGCGCCGAAGCACTCGAAATCCGAAGCCGCACCGACATCGAACTTGGAGTAGCGCGCCGTCAGGTCGCCGCGCAGATAGTCGGTGAGCTGGTAGCCGACACCGAGACCGCCACCGAACCCCTCATCGAGCCCGAAATCGGTGTAGGCCGGGCCGAAATCGGTGCCGAAGATGCTGTAGCTCGCCGAACCATCGTAGTCGCTGTCGAAGCCATATTCGACGTCGCCGCGCAGATACCAGCCCGTGCCGACCTCGACAGGCACGATCTCCGGCGCCGGGCTTAGCATGCCGGCATAGACCGGGCCGTAATCCGCGGCGGCCGCAACGGACGCGCCGAGGGCCAAGGATGCGGCGAGTGTCGCCAGGATAGTGCTGCGGATGGTCATCGCCTCGGCTCCGGGATCGTGTGCCCCGGCGGCGCCGGTGCGTCACGCTCTTCTTGAGGCCAAATGATTGACGCCTCGTTAACCCTGTTTCTTAACCTTGCGTCAGCCTTAGCAAAGCAAGCCGCCGGCGGATGCGAGAAGGCCGCCGCGGTCTTGCCCGCGACGGCCTTTCCAGATTCCGGTGAAGAGCCCGTTCGGCTCAGAAGAAGCTGTAGCGAAGGCCCGCGCGGACCGCGTGGACGTCGAAGCCGTTGTCCTTCGTCTGGATGCCCGTCGCCCCGAACTCCGTGTCCTGCGCGTCGTAGCCCCAAGCGTCGCCTTCCCAGATCTTGGTGAAGCGATAGCCGATGTCGAGGGCGAGCTGCTGCGTCAGGTCGATGCTCGCGCCCGCCATCAGCGAGGAGGCGAAACGCCAGTCGTCGGCGCCTTCGTTGGTGCCCGAGTAGCGGACATAGGACGGGTCGCAGGGCGGGCAGACTTCCTGCGCGTTGTTCGTGTCGTAGCTGACATAGGCCGTGCCGATGCCGGCGCCGATATACGGGGTGATGAGACCGAACTGCGGCAGGTCGACATAGGCGTTCGCCATGATCGTCCAGACGTCGGCCTCGGTGGAGTCCTCATAGTAGCACTCGCCGAAGGGGCCGATGTTGTGCGCCGGGTCGGTGCGGATCATCAGCGGGCAATTGGTGCGGCCCGAAACGTCGGCGCGGAAGAAGTCCACCGTCGCGTCGGCGCGGAAGATCTCGTTGAAGCGGTAGCCGGCGCCAAGGCCGAAGGTCGCCCCGTCTTCCAGCGTCAGCTTGTCGTAGCGATAGTAGTCGTCGATGCCCTCGACGCCCGGGAAGATGTTGTAGAAGGCCCAATGACCATCGGTCTCGGACTCGAACTGGTAGCCGACGTCACCGCGGATGTACCAGCCGCTGTAGTTCGGCTTGACCTCCTCGACGTACTCGACCGGCGGCGGAACGAAGATGTCCGCGGCCGAGGCTGCCTGCGGGGCGAGAGCGCTCGCACCCATCAGGGCGAGCACGAAGAGCCGGTTCATGTCTATTCTCCGAAGTTGCCAGCAATGGGCGCGGCTCGACGTCCGCAACAACGGAAAATCTAAAGATTAACTATTAACAGAGCGTTTACGGTAGGGAATGATTCACCCTGCGCGTGCCTCTCACGCGGCCGACTGGTGCAACGCGCCCACGATATCGTCGACCACTCCTGCGACCAGCGCCGGATCGTCCCCTTCGGCCATCACGCGGATCAGAGGCTCGGTGCCGGACGGGCGGATGACGAGCCGGCCGCTGTTGCCGAGGCGAACGCGGCCGTTGTCGATCGCGCTGCGCACGCTGTCGCGCTCCAGTGGCTCACCGCCTGCAAAACGCACGTTCTTCAGGACCTGCGGCACCGGCTCGAAGCGGCGGCAGACCTCGGACACCGACCCGCCGGCCTTGCGCACCACCGACAGCACCTGCAACGCGGCCACTAGCCCGTCGCCCGTCGTGCCGAAGTCCGAGAGGACGATGTGGCCGGATTGCTCGCCGCCGACATTGTACCCATGCTCGCGCATGTGCTCGACGACATAACGGTCGCCCACCTTGGTGCGGGCGAGCTGGATGCCCTGCCCCGCAAGGAACCGCTCAAGGCCGAGATTCGACATGACGGTGGCGACGACGCCGCCCGCCGTGAGGCGCCCATCCGCTGCCCAGGCCTCGGCGACGACCGCCATCAGCTGGTCGCCGTCGACGATCTCGCCCTTCTCGTCGACGATGAGGACGCGGTCGGCGTCACCGTCGAGCGCTATGCCGATGTCGGCGCGCACCTCGCGCACCTTCTGCTGGAGCGCCGCCGGGCTGGTCGAGCCGCAATTGAGGTTGATGTTGGTGCCGTTCGGCTCCACGCCGATTTTCACGATCTCGGCGCCGAGTTCCCACAAGACCTCGGGCGCTACGCGATAGGCAGCGCCGTTGGCGCAGTCGATTGCGATGCGCAGGCCCTCAAGCGTAAATTCGCGGGGCAGCGTGCGCTTGGCGAACTCGATATAGCGATCGTGGACCCCGTCGACGCGCTTGGCGCGGCCGAGCTGCGAGCCGTCGGGCATACGGCCGGACAAGTCCTCCTCAATCAGCTTCTCGATTTCGAGTTCGACCTCGTCAGAAAGCTTATAGCCGTCCGGACCGAAGAGCTTGATGCCGTTGTCGTCAAAGGGGTTGTGAGACGCCGAGATCATGATGCCGAGATCGGCGCGCATGGAGCGGGTCAGCATCGCCACCGCCGGGGTGGGGATCGGGCCGAGCAGGAAGACATCGACGCCGGCCGAAGTGAGGCCCGCGACGAGCGCGTTCTCGAACATATAGCCGGACAGGCGCGTGTCCTTGCCGATCACGACGCGGTGCCGGTAGCTGCCACGCCGGAAAGCCAGACCGGCGGCCATGCCGACCTTCATCGCGACCTCGGGCGTCATCGGATGGCGGTTCGCCCTGCCTCGGATACCGTCCGTTCCGAAATAGCTTCTCGACATCGTAAATCCCTGCCGTCGTTCGAGCGATGGACGTAGACGAAGCAGTTTGGCACTGAAAGTAAAAAAGAATGTCGCCCCTGACATGAAAAAAGGGGCGGCCGCCGGGCCACCCCATTCCTCTCATCGGCGTCGGCGCGAATGCGCTCAGGTCGTCGGCTGCGGCTCCAGCCCGCCCTCGTCCGTCTTGCCGGACGGGTGCTTGGCCGAACCCGCCTTGGGTACGGCGGATCCGCGCGAGGGCGGCGTGTCGTCGCCCATGTCGCGAGCCAGCGACTTGCCGGCGAGGAGATCGCGCACCTCGTCGCCGGACAACGTCTCGTATTCGAGAAGGCCGTTGGCGAGCGTGTGCAGGTCCTCGATATGCTCGTTAAGGATCTTGCGCGCCTTGTTTTCGGCGACCTCGATGATGCCACGCACCTCCGAGTCGATCAGGCGGGCAGTGTCCTCGGACATGTTCTGCTGCTGCGAGACCGAATGACCAAGGAAGACCTCCTCCTGGTTCTGACGGTAGCGCA
Protein-coding sequences here:
- a CDS encoding outer membrane protein, with the translated sequence MTIRSTILATLAASLALGASVAAAADYGPVYAGMLSPAPEIVPVEVGTGWYLRGDVEYGFDSDYDGSASYSIFGTDFGPAYTDFGLDEGFGGGLGVGYQLTDYLRGDLTARYSKFDVGAASDFECFGAGPCSFGASAEARSWDLMANAYVDLGTFAGFTPYVGGGLGAVNVSYEDVSTVGCEGDPAFCTTTSFDGDDSWRFAYALMAGVGYNLNRSLTLDIGYRYLNIDGGDVASFTSSDPIDPSIFAEDDGYDRHIITAGLRYKLW
- a CDS encoding outer membrane protein — translated: MNRLFVLALMGASALAPQAASAADIFVPPPVEYVEEVKPNYSGWYIRGDVGYQFESETDGHWAFYNIFPGVEGIDDYYRYDKLTLEDGATFGLGAGYRFNEIFRADATVDFFRADVSGRTNCPLMIRTDPAHNIGPFGECYYEDSTEADVWTIMANAYVDLPQFGLITPYIGAGIGTAYVSYDTNNAQEVCPPCDPSYVRYSGTNEGADDWRFASSLMAGASIDLTQQLALDIGYRFTKIWEGDAWGYDAQDTEFGATGIQTKDNGFDVHAVRAGLRYSFF
- the glmM gene encoding phosphoglucosamine mutase, producing the protein MSRSYFGTDGIRGRANRHPMTPEVAMKVGMAAGLAFRRGSYRHRVVIGKDTRLSGYMFENALVAGLTSAGVDVFLLGPIPTPAVAMLTRSMRADLGIMISASHNPFDDNGIKLFGPDGYKLSDEVELEIEKLIEEDLSGRMPDGSQLGRAKRVDGVHDRYIEFAKRTLPREFTLEGLRIAIDCANGAAYRVAPEVLWELGAEIVKIGVEPNGTNINLNCGSTSPAALQQKVREVRADIGIALDGDADRVLIVDEKGEIVDGDQLMAVVAEAWAADGRLTAGGVVATVMSNLGLERFLAGQGIQLARTKVGDRYVVEHMREHGYNVGGEQSGHIVLSDFGTTGDGLVAALQVLSVVRKAGGSVSEVCRRFEPVPQVLKNVRFAGGEPLERDSVRSAIDNGRVRLGNSGRLVIRPSGTEPLIRVMAEGDDPALVAGVVDDIVGALHQSAA